ACGAATGAAGCAAAATCTTTACTGGTCCTTTTGGCGCTTCCTTCAGCAATATTAAGAGGAACTGAAATTGCGGCTCTCCTAATTTGAGAAACCAGGCAAAATTTTTCATCATTTGGAAAATTTTTAGTTATTGAGTATATTTCTTTGACAATACTCATTCCCAATTTCCAAACATCCAATTTATAGAATCCATATTCAACTTTTTTCTGCATATAATGCTCAACTAGAACATTTACAACAAGCGTAGCGATAGAACAACTAGAACTATTTCTTCAAAATTTCCTCCACCATTTTTATTTCTTCCAAAATGCCGTCTATGAGGTCGTATTTTTCCGCCTCTTTGGCGGTCACCCATTTAAAATCCACGCTGTCTTCGTCCAGCT
The sequence above is drawn from the Candidatus Paceibacter sp. genome and encodes:
- a CDS encoding four helix bundle protein, with the translated sequence MQKKVEYGFYKLDVWKLGMSIVKEIYSITKNFPNDEKFCLVSQIRRAAISVPLNIAEGSAKRTSKDFASFVRIALGSLMETMACIDISLEQKYISKEIYDKLDKLIQEEYFKLIALDKFLTKRG